One part of the Helicobacter cetorum MIT 99-5656 genome encodes these proteins:
- a CDS encoding D-2-hydroxyacid dehydrogenase, whose amino-acid sequence MKTFKKGVVLDAKTIGLKALETLKEVANFCFYETTLPAEVIERSIDAEIIVLNKIVMTKEILMKLPRLKLICITATGMDNVDVKSAKELGIEVKNVSAYSTESVAQHTLACALSLLGRLNYYDSYCKSGAYSQSDIFTHVGGKMGLVEGCQWGIIGLGNIGKRVASLAQAFKAKVVYSSTRDKKEGYERLSLENLLKTSDIISIHAPLNESTHNLIALKELKSLKQGAILINMGRGGIVNEKDLAQVLETRDLYYASDVFVKEPLEKGHAFLNPKIQNKLLLTPHIAWAYSNSLKVLVEKTKENIQVFLEQNA is encoded by the coding sequence ATGAAAACATTCAAAAAAGGCGTTGTGTTAGACGCTAAAACCATTGGATTAAAGGCTTTAGAGACTTTAAAAGAAGTGGCAAATTTTTGCTTCTATGAAACGACTTTACCTGCTGAAGTGATTGAACGCTCTATAGATGCTGAAATTATTGTCTTAAACAAAATTGTGATGACAAAAGAAATTTTAATGAAGTTGCCTAGGCTCAAGCTTATTTGTATTACCGCAACAGGCATGGATAATGTAGATGTTAAGAGCGCGAAAGAATTGGGCATAGAAGTTAAAAATGTGAGTGCTTATTCTACAGAATCAGTGGCACAGCACACTTTAGCATGCGCGTTATCTTTATTAGGAAGGCTTAATTATTATGATAGCTATTGTAAAAGTGGGGCGTATAGTCAAAGCGATATTTTTACCCATGTGGGTGGGAAAATGGGGCTTGTTGAAGGCTGTCAATGGGGCATTATTGGTCTGGGAAATATCGGTAAAAGAGTAGCTAGTCTCGCTCAAGCTTTTAAGGCAAAAGTGGTGTATAGCTCCACGAGAGATAAAAAAGAAGGCTATGAGCGTTTGAGTTTAGAGAATTTGTTAAAGACAAGCGATATTATTAGCATTCATGCCCCTTTAAATGAAAGCACGCATAATTTAATCGCTTTAAAAGAGCTAAAGAGCCTAAAGCAAGGGGCGATTTTAATTAACATGGGGCGTGGGGGCATTGTGAATGAAAAGGATTTAGCTCAGGTTTTAGAGACAAGAGATTTGTATTATGCAAGCGATGTGTTTGTTAAAGAGCCTTTAGAAAAAGGGCATGCTTTTTTAAATCCAAAGATTCAAAACAAATTGCTTTTAACACCCCACATAGCGTGGGCATATAGCAATAGCTTAAAAGTGCTGGTAGAAAAGACAAAAGAAAATATCCAAGTTTTTTTGGAACAAAATGCCTGA
- the fabD gene encoding ACP S-malonyltransferase, producing MQYALLFPGQGSQCIGMGKSFYESHTLAKELFEKASGVLKVDMKKLLFEENELLKESAYTQPAIYLVSHIAYELLNKHVDGGLKPAFALGHSLGEVSAVSLSGALDFDKAIKLTHQRGKMMQEVCVGKDVSMMVVLGVSEEKLLSLCQKTKNVWCANFNGGMQVVLAGLKNDLKALEPTLKEMGAKRVVFLEMSVASHCPFLEPMVFKFQELLEKHLKDKFNFEIISNATKEAYNNKEKAIELLSLQLTQPVCYQDCVKSNNDRVDAFFELGCGSVLKGLNKRLSNKPTISVGDNKGLEEAIEFLEEYV from the coding sequence ATGCAATACGCACTATTATTTCCGGGACAAGGCTCGCAATGTATAGGAATGGGAAAATCATTTTATGAAAGCCACACTCTAGCAAAAGAATTGTTTGAAAAAGCTTCTGGCGTGCTTAAAGTGGATATGAAAAAATTGCTTTTTGAAGAAAACGAGCTTTTGAAAGAGAGTGCTTACACCCAACCTGCAATTTATTTGGTTAGCCATATCGCTTATGAGCTACTTAATAAGCATGTAGATGGGGGACTAAAACCCGCCTTTGCTCTAGGGCATTCACTGGGTGAAGTGAGTGCGGTGTCTTTGAGTGGGGCATTAGATTTTGACAAAGCTATTAAACTCACACACCAAAGGGGCAAAATGATGCAAGAAGTGTGCGTGGGCAAAGATGTGTCTATGATGGTGGTTTTAGGCGTTTCTGAAGAAAAGCTTCTAAGCTTGTGTCAAAAAACTAAAAATGTGTGGTGTGCGAATTTTAATGGCGGAATGCAAGTGGTTTTAGCAGGGCTTAAAAACGATTTGAAAGCTCTAGAACCGACCTTAAAAGAAATGGGGGCTAAGAGAGTGGTTTTCTTAGAAATGAGCGTGGCGAGCCATTGCCCCTTTTTAGAGCCTATGGTTTTTAAATTCCAGGAATTACTAGAAAAACATTTAAAAGACAAATTTAATTTTGAGATTATTTCTAATGCGACCAAAGAAGCTTATAACAATAAAGAAAAAGCCATTGAATTATTGAGCTTGCAACTCACTCAGCCGGTGTGCTATCAAGATTGCGTAAAGTCTAATAATGACAGAGTGGATGCGTTTTTTGAATTAGGCTGTGGGAGTGTCTTAAAAGGGCTTAATAAACGATTGAGCAATAAGCCAACCATAAGCGTAGGGGATAATAAGGGGCTTGAAGAAGCCATTGAATTTTTAGAAGAATATGTATAA
- a CDS encoding 5'-methylthioadenosine/adenosylhomocysteine nucleosidase gives MMQKIGILGAMREEIAPILELFGVNFEEISLGGNVFHKGIYNNKEIIVAYSKIGKVHSTLTTTSMILAFGVEKVLFSGVAGSLVKDLKINDLLVAQKLVQHDVDLSAFEHPLGFIPESEIFVKTCKDLNALAHKVANEQGLDLKEGIIASGDQFVHSKARKEFLINEFKASAVEMEGASVAFVCHKFDVPCCVLRSISDNADEEADVSFDDFLEESAKTSAKFLKSMVDKMD, from the coding sequence ATCATGCAAAAAATTGGCATTTTAGGAGCGATGAGAGAAGAGATAGCCCCTATACTAGAATTGTTTGGCGTGAATTTTGAAGAAATTTCTTTAGGGGGGAATGTTTTTCACAAGGGCATTTACAACAATAAAGAAATCATTGTAGCTTATAGCAAAATTGGCAAAGTGCATTCTACCTTAACCACGACGAGCATGATTTTAGCTTTTGGCGTAGAAAAGGTGCTTTTTAGTGGGGTGGCTGGAAGCCTAGTTAAAGACTTAAAAATTAATGATTTGCTGGTGGCTCAAAAATTAGTTCAGCATGATGTGGATTTGAGTGCGTTTGAACACCCCTTGGGGTTTATTCCTGAAAGTGAAATTTTTGTTAAAACCTGTAAGGACTTAAACGCTTTAGCTCATAAAGTAGCTAACGAACAGGGACTTGATTTAAAAGAAGGCATCATCGCTTCGGGCGACCAGTTTGTCCATAGCAAAGCAAGAAAAGAATTTTTAATCAACGAGTTTAAGGCTAGTGCGGTGGAAATGGAAGGAGCAAGCGTAGCGTTTGTGTGCCACAAATTTGATGTGCCATGCTGTGTTTTAAGAAGCATTAGCGATAATGCTGATGAAGAAGCCGATGTGAGTTTTGATGACTTTTTAGAAGAAAGTGCTAAAACTTCGGCTAAGTTTTTAAAAAGCATGGTAGATAAAATGGACTAA
- the rpoD gene encoding RNA polymerase sigma factor RpoD translates to MGSYFMECSMKKKTDEEKKPKKAKQESKLKESKAKETKPIKKPSFNEELEELFANSLNDCISYESIIQISAKVPTLAQIKKIKELCQKYQKELVSSSEYAKKLNAIDRIKNTEEKQKVLEEELEDGYDFLKEKEFLEWSRSDSPVRMYLREMGQIVLLSKDEEVELSKQIRLGEDIILDAICSVPYLIDFIYAYKDALINRERRVKELFRSFDDDDESSASDSKKDDDNDENEENEEGKKVVSEKDKKRVEKVQESFKALDKAKKEWLKTLEAPVDEQEDELVRLLTLAYKRQMLKDRLYDLGPTSKLINELVKTMETTLKSGDGFEKELKRLEYKLPLFNDALVENHQKILANITHMTKDDIIAQVPEATMVSVYMELKKLFLTKEASEEGFDLDPNKLKEILEQIKRGKLISDRAKNKMAKSNLRLVVSIAKRFTSRGLPFLDLIQEGNIGLMKAVDKFEYEKGFKFSTYATWWIKQAISRAIADQARTIRIPIHMIDTINRINKVMRKHIQENGKEPDLEVVAEEVGLSLDKVKNVIKVTKEPISLEAPVGNDEDGKFGDFVEDKNVVSSIDHIMREDLKAQIDGVLDQLNEREKAVIRMRFGLLDDESDRTLEEIGKELNVTRERVRQIESSAIKKLRSPQYGRILRNYLRI, encoded by the coding sequence GTGGGTTCTTATTTTATGGAGTGTTCAATGAAAAAGAAAACCGACGAAGAAAAAAAACCTAAAAAAGCCAAGCAAGAATCCAAACTTAAAGAGAGTAAGGCTAAAGAAACCAAACCTATCAAAAAGCCTAGTTTCAATGAAGAATTAGAAGAATTATTTGCAAATTCCTTGAATGATTGCATCTCTTATGAATCCATTATCCAAATCAGTGCGAAAGTTCCCACTCTAGCCCAAATCAAAAAAATCAAGGAATTGTGCCAAAAATACCAAAAAGAATTAGTCAGCTCTTCAGAATACGCTAAAAAACTCAATGCGATAGACAGAATCAAAAACACTGAAGAAAAACAGAAAGTCCTAGAAGAAGAATTAGAAGACGGCTATGACTTTTTGAAAGAAAAAGAGTTTTTAGAGTGGAGTAGAAGCGATAGCCCGGTGCGTATGTATTTGCGTGAAATGGGACAAATCGTGCTTTTAAGCAAAGATGAAGAAGTGGAGTTGAGCAAGCAAATCCGTCTGGGCGAAGATATTATCTTAGATGCGATTTGCTCGGTGCCGTATTTAATTGATTTTATCTACGCTTATAAAGACGCCCTAATCAATCGTGAACGAAGAGTGAAAGAACTCTTTAGAAGCTTTGATGATGACGATGAGTCTAGTGCAAGCGATTCTAAAAAAGATGATGATAATGATGAAAACGAAGAAAACGAAGAAGGCAAAAAAGTCGTTTCTGAAAAAGATAAGAAGCGTGTAGAAAAAGTTCAAGAGAGCTTTAAAGCCCTAGACAAAGCCAAAAAAGAATGGCTTAAAACCCTTGAAGCCCCTGTAGATGAGCAAGAAGATGAGCTAGTGCGGTTATTGACTCTAGCTTATAAACGCCAAATGCTTAAGGACAGACTCTATGATTTAGGTCCCACAAGCAAACTTATCAATGAGCTAGTGAAAACCATGGAAACCACTCTAAAAAGTGGCGATGGATTTGAAAAAGAATTGAAACGCTTAGAATACAAGCTGCCCTTATTTAATGATGCATTAGTTGAAAACCACCAAAAAATCCTTGCTAATATCACTCATATGACTAAAGATGATATTATCGCTCAAGTGCCAGAAGCCACTATGGTTAGCGTGTATATGGAGCTTAAAAAACTCTTTTTAACCAAAGAAGCGAGTGAAGAAGGCTTTGATTTAGACCCTAACAAGCTCAAAGAGATTTTAGAGCAAATCAAAAGGGGAAAATTAATTTCTGATAGAGCTAAGAATAAAATGGCTAAATCTAATTTAAGGCTAGTGGTAAGCATTGCCAAACGCTTTACAAGCAGGGGCTTACCTTTCTTAGACTTGATTCAAGAAGGTAATATCGGCTTGATGAAAGCGGTGGATAAATTTGAGTATGAAAAAGGCTTTAAGTTTTCTACCTATGCGACTTGGTGGATTAAACAAGCTATCAGTCGTGCCATAGCTGACCAAGCCCGCACCATTCGTATTCCCATTCATATGATTGATACCATTAATCGCATCAATAAAGTCATGCGTAAGCACATACAAGAGAATGGTAAAGAACCAGATTTGGAAGTGGTGGCTGAAGAAGTAGGGCTTTCATTAGATAAAGTTAAAAATGTGATTAAAGTTACTAAAGAGCCTATTAGCTTAGAAGCTCCAGTAGGCAATGATGAAGATGGTAAATTTGGGGATTTTGTAGAAGATAAAAATGTGGTAAGCTCCATAGACCATATCATGCGAGAAGATTTGAAGGCTCAAATTGATGGCGTTTTAGACCAATTGAACGAACGAGAAAAGGCAGTGATTCGCATGCGTTTTGGTCTTTTAGACGATGAAAGCGATAGGACTTTAGAAGAAATTGGCAAAGAATTGAATGTTACACGAGAGAGAGTGCGTCAAATTGAAAGCTCTGCCATTAAAAAACTTAGAAGCCCACAATATGGGCGTATTCTAAGAAATTATTTGCGTATCTGA
- a CDS encoding SH3 domain-containing C40 family peptidase, giving the protein MRYFIVILLLLFAGCANKDLKLKDLSLSQEASSYLTPPKGDGIDTQTLKEVLKKSYLKAWYSPWLDMEIKSDKKEVFWMLESMRNFAGYGEDLKLNSKALNDELIKSMDIEHYPSAKIKAVVVRDSDVRAMPTNKPYYRSKKGYPFDRYQNSLIFQGTPVLITHFNTTKTYAHIQSSFVYGWIKTSDLAYMHHKDIELLTQLKDYVMPISDKIPLYTDYGNFYTQARVGELFTLIPKNPSKIHSKKEPLKAYGFLRDSKGYATLQSVVLKEKDFFVFPKTFNDENMAHFIDTMLGQKYGWGGLLGNRDCSAFTKDSFANFGILLPRNSYAQSHYANNYVDLSSMNATEKERYITTYATPFATLLYLRGHIMLYLGIYNNQAIVAHSIWSVQTQKHFKTLSHNIGGVVITSLWLAKEYNGAFSKKKLLIDRVLGMSDLRAFAKETLNPLSAN; this is encoded by the coding sequence ATGCGTTACTTTATTGTGATACTCTTGCTTCTATTTGCAGGTTGTGCGAATAAGGATTTGAAGCTCAAGGATTTATCCTTGTCTCAAGAAGCTTCAAGCTATCTCACACCCCCTAAAGGCGATGGCATTGACACCCAAACCTTAAAAGAAGTTTTAAAAAAGAGCTATCTCAAAGCGTGGTATTCCCCATGGCTAGATATGGAGATTAAGAGCGATAAAAAAGAAGTGTTTTGGATGCTTGAAAGCATGCGTAATTTCGCAGGCTATGGCGAAGATTTGAAGCTCAATTCAAAAGCCCTGAATGATGAGCTTATTAAAAGCATGGATATTGAGCATTATCCAAGCGCTAAGATTAAAGCCGTTGTAGTGCGAGATAGCGATGTGAGAGCTATGCCTACAAACAAGCCCTATTATCGCTCCAAAAAAGGCTATCCCTTTGACAGGTATCAAAATTCGTTGATTTTTCAAGGCACACCGGTTTTAATCACGCATTTTAATACTACTAAAACTTATGCCCACATTCAAAGTAGTTTCGTGTATGGCTGGATTAAAACTAGCGATTTAGCTTACATGCACCATAAGGACATAGAGCTTTTAACGCAACTCAAAGATTATGTCATGCCCATAAGCGACAAAATCCCCCTTTATACGGATTATGGAAATTTTTATACCCAAGCTAGAGTGGGCGAACTCTTTACGCTCATTCCTAAAAACCCTTCTAAAATACACTCCAAAAAAGAACCTTTAAAAGCCTATGGTTTTTTGAGAGATTCTAAAGGCTATGCGACTTTACAAAGCGTGGTTTTAAAAGAAAAGGATTTTTTTGTTTTCCCCAAAACTTTTAATGATGAAAACATGGCTCATTTTATAGACACCATGCTGGGGCAAAAATACGGCTGGGGTGGGCTATTAGGCAATAGAGATTGCTCAGCCTTCACCAAGGACAGCTTCGCTAATTTTGGCATTTTACTACCCCGCAATTCTTACGCACAAAGCCACTATGCAAACAATTATGTTGACTTAAGCTCCATGAATGCCACAGAAAAAGAGCGTTACATCACTACTTATGCCACACCTTTTGCCACACTCTTATACTTAAGGGGGCATATCATGTTGTATCTGGGCATCTATAATAACCAAGCTATAGTCGCTCATAGCATTTGGTCGGTTCAAACTCAAAAGCATTTCAAAACCTTGAGTCATAACATAGGGGGCGTAGTGATTACTTCATTATGGTTAGCTAAAGAATATAATGGAGCGTTTTCTAAAAAGAAATTATTGATTGATAGGGTGCTTGGAATGAGTGATTTAAGGGCGTTTGCTAAGGAAACTTTAAATCCTTTAAGCGCTAATTGA
- a CDS encoding FAD-dependent oxidoreductase gives MSMEFDAVIIGGGVSGCATFYTLSEYSSLKRVAIVEKCPKLAQISSSAKANSQTIHDGSIETNYTPEKAKKVRLSAYKTRQYALNKGLQNKAIFETQKMAIGVGDEECEFMKKRYEAFKEIFTDLEEFDKQKIKDLEPNVILGANGVDRHENIIGHGYRKDWSTMNYAKLSENFVEEALKLKPDNQVFLNFKVKKIERRNDGYALISEDAEEVYAKFVLVNAGSYALPLAQSMGYGLDLGCLPVAGSFYFVPDLLRGKVYTVQNPKLPFAAVHGDPDAVIKGKTRIGPTALAMPKLERNKYWLKGISLELLKMDLNKDVFKIMFDLMSDREIRNYVFKNMVFELPAIGKRQFLKDAQKIIPSLSLEDLEYAHGFGEVRPQVLDRTKQKLELGEKKICTHKGITFNMTPSPGATSCMQNALVDSQEIAEYLGESFELERFYKDLSPEELESL, from the coding sequence ATGAGTATGGAATTTGATGCCGTTATTATTGGTGGTGGGGTTTCAGGGTGTGCGACCTTTTATACCTTGAGTGAATACAGCTCTTTAAAGCGTGTCGCCATTGTTGAAAAATGCCCTAAATTAGCTCAAATCAGCTCTAGTGCTAAGGCTAATTCACAAACCATTCACGATGGCTCTATTGAGACTAATTACACTCCAGAAAAAGCTAAAAAAGTGCGTTTGAGCGCTTACAAAACCAGACAATACGCTCTCAATAAAGGCTTGCAAAATAAAGCGATTTTTGAAACTCAAAAAATGGCTATAGGCGTGGGCGATGAAGAATGCGAGTTTATGAAAAAACGCTACGAAGCTTTTAAAGAAATTTTTACTGACTTAGAAGAATTTGACAAACAAAAGATTAAAGACTTAGAGCCGAATGTGATTTTAGGGGCTAATGGTGTAGATAGGCATGAAAACATTATCGGTCATGGCTACAGAAAAGATTGGAGTACCATGAATTATGCGAAGTTGAGCGAGAACTTCGTGGAAGAAGCTTTAAAATTAAAGCCTGATAACCAAGTGTTTTTAAACTTCAAAGTTAAAAAGATTGAAAGGCGTAATGATGGCTATGCATTGATTTCAGAAGACGCTGAAGAAGTGTATGCTAAATTTGTTTTAGTGAATGCTGGCTCTTATGCCCTACCCTTAGCTCAAAGCATGGGCTATGGCCTAGATTTAGGGTGCTTACCTGTGGCGGGTAGCTTTTATTTTGTGCCAGATTTGTTAAGGGGTAAGGTCTATACCGTTCAAAACCCCAAACTCCCCTTTGCAGCCGTGCATGGCGACCCTGATGCTGTGATTAAGGGTAAGACACGAATTGGACCCACCGCATTAGCGATGCCCAAATTAGAACGCAATAAGTATTGGCTCAAGGGCATTAGCCTAGAATTATTGAAAATGGATTTGAATAAAGATGTGTTTAAAATCATGTTTGATTTGATGAGCGATAGAGAAATCCGTAATTATGTGTTTAAAAACATGGTTTTTGAATTACCCGCTATCGGCAAACGACAATTTTTAAAAGACGCTCAAAAAATTATCCCTTCGCTCAGTCTAGAAGATTTAGAATACGCCCATGGTTTTGGCGAAGTGCGTCCGCAAGTATTAGACAGAACCAAGCAAAAACTAGAATTGGGCGAAAAAAAGATTTGCACGCATAAAGGCATCACCTTTAACATGACCCCATCTCCTGGTGCGACAAGTTGCATGCAAAACGCCCTTGTTGATTCCCAAGAAATCGCTGAATATTTAGGCGAGAGCTTTGAATTAGAGCGGTTTTATAAAGATTTGTCCCCAGAAGAATTAGAGAGCTTATAA
- a CDS encoding DUF5408 family protein: protein MQENEALLIAKRAIKIVFFLGLFVLLLMMINLYMLINQINASAKMSQQIKQLEAKLHHQKPE, encoded by the coding sequence ATGCAAGAAAACGAAGCCCTTCTCATCGCTAAACGAGCCATTAAAATCGTCTTTTTCTTAGGACTTTTTGTGCTGCTCTTAATGATGATAAACCTTTATATGCTCATCAATCAAATCAATGCAAGCGCTAAAATGAGCCAACAAATCAAGCAATTAGAAGCCAAACTCCATCATCAAAAGCCAGAGTGA
- the rplM gene encoding 50S ribosomal protein L13 codes for MTKTAKVNDIVRDWVVLDAKDKVFGRLITEIAVLLRGKHRPFYTPNVDCGDFVVVINADKVKFSGMKLEDKEYFTHSGYFGSTKSKTLQEMLEKTPEKLYHLAVRGMLPKTKLGKAMIKKLKVYRNDKHPHTAQISKKDAK; via the coding sequence ATGACAAAGACCGCTAAAGTCAATGACATCGTCCGTGATTGGGTTGTTTTAGACGCTAAAGACAAAGTTTTTGGCCGCTTAATCACCGAAATCGCCGTGCTTTTAAGGGGAAAACACCGCCCTTTTTACACCCCTAATGTAGATTGTGGGGATTTTGTAGTGGTTATCAATGCTGACAAAGTTAAGTTTTCTGGCATGAAGTTAGAAGATAAAGAGTATTTTACCCATTCAGGCTATTTTGGTAGCACTAAAAGTAAAACTCTTCAAGAAATGCTAGAAAAAACCCCTGAAAAGCTCTACCACTTAGCCGTTAGGGGTATGCTTCCTAAGACTAAATTAGGAAAAGCAATGATTAAAAAACTCAAAGTTTATCGTAATGATAAGCACCCCCACACCGCACAAATCAGCAAAAAGGATGCTAAATGA
- the rpsI gene encoding 30S ribosomal protein S9 codes for MKKIYATGKRKTAIAKVWLSVGKGEMSINDQSLNQWLGGHEAIKMKVMQPLLLTKQEQSVDIKAVVFGGGYSAQAEALRHGISKALNAYDIAFRAILKPKGLLTRDSRVVERKKYGKRKARRSPQFSKR; via the coding sequence ATGAAAAAAATCTATGCTACCGGTAAAAGAAAAACCGCTATCGCTAAAGTTTGGCTAAGCGTTGGAAAAGGGGAAATGTCTATCAATGACCAAAGCTTGAATCAATGGTTAGGTGGGCATGAAGCCATCAAAATGAAGGTTATGCAACCCTTACTTTTAACCAAACAAGAACAATCCGTGGATATTAAAGCAGTGGTTTTTGGTGGGGGTTACTCCGCTCAAGCTGAAGCCTTAAGACATGGTATTTCTAAAGCCTTGAACGCTTATGATATTGCTTTCAGAGCGATTTTAAAACCTAAGGGCTTACTCACTAGAGATTCAAGAGTGGTTGAGCGTAAGAAATATGGTAAAAGAAAGGCTAGAAGAAGCCCACAATTCTCTAAGAGATAA